Proteins encoded in a region of the Oncorhynchus gorbuscha isolate QuinsamMale2020 ecotype Even-year linkage group LG16, OgorEven_v1.0, whole genome shotgun sequence genome:
- the dnajc21 gene encoding dnaJ homolog subfamily C member 21, with protein MKCHYEVLGVKRDATDDDMKKVYRKLALRWHPDKNLDNADEAAEQFKLIQAAYEVLSDPQERAWYDNHREALLKGGVSGEYADESVDLVQFFTVTCYSGYGDEEEGFYTVYRNLFESITTEEMDHSKEEDEEEDEFPSFGDSQSDYDTVHLFYAYWQSFCTRKKFAWKEDYDTRQASNRWEKRAMEKENKKVRDKARKERSELVRQLVAFVRKRDKRVQAHKKLVEEQNAEKAKKVEELRRKQKLSQAKLAEDYKEQSWVAMSEMEKELQQMEAQYGKEFGDVSESEEEDQGRGDEQKDETEELLDDYYDDLYCPACDKSFKSDKAMKNHEKSKKHREMVVLLRQQLEEEDETLGLKDEDGEEEEDEELEEAPRQKLSKKQKKKKRQQQNGRSPTEEVVGKDVAPEPTTPTEEVVGKDVAPEPPTTPTDNSPESPLSTQTSGEAEDPQPASEPQQAAADKPSEDPTGDGQQEEDLTATEPKSSGKTKGKKIGGKDSKKNVQPQGGVEKGGAEELNLRCVTCHYEFSTRNKLFDHLKTTGHATAVSHGGSAPATVKSKKEKRKNR; from the exons ATGAAGTGTCATTACGAGGTGTTGGGTGTCAAAAGGGACGCGACTGATGATGATATGAAGAAGGTATATCGGAAATTAGCCCTGAGATGGCATCCAG ATAAGAACTTGGACAATGCAGATGAGGCAGCTGAGCAGTTCAAACTGATCCAGGCAGCCTATGAAGTCCTGAGCGACCCACAGGAGAGAGCCTG GTATGATAACCACAGAGAAGCTCTCCTGAAAGGTGGGGTCAGCGGGGAGTATGCTGATGAAAGTGTTGACCTTGTTCAGTTCTTCACTGTCACCTGTTACTCTGGTTacggggatgaagaggag GGTTTCTACACAGTGTACAGGAACCTGTTTGAGTCCATAACTACAGAAGAGATGGATCACAGtaaagaggaggacgaggaggaagaTGAGTTTCCTTCGTTTGGAGACTCTCAGAGTGACTATGACACG GTTCACCTCTTCTACGCCTACTGGCAGAGCTTCTGCACCCGGAAGAAGTTTGCTTGGAAGGAGGACTATGACACGAGGCAGGCTTCCAACCGCTGGGAGAAGagggccatggagaaggagaacAAGAAG GTTCGAGACAAGGCCAGGAAGGAGCGCAGCGAGCTAGTGCGTCAACTGGTGGCGTTTGTGCGTAAGCGCGACAAGAGGGTGCAGGCCCACAAGAAGCTGGTGGAGGAGCAGAACGCTGAGAAGGCCAAGAAAGTGGAGGAGCTACGACGCAAACAGAAGCTGTCACAGGCCAA aCTGGCGGAGGATTACAAGGAGCAGAGCTGGGTTGCCATGTCTGAGATGGAGAAGGAGCTGCAGCAGATGGAGGCTCAGTACGGAAAGGAGTTTGGAGATGTGtcagagagcgaggaggaggaccagggaaGAGGGG ATGAACAGAAAGATGAGACCGAGGAACTCCTGGATGACTATTATGATGACCTGTACTGCCCTGCATGTGACAAATCCTTCAAATCAGACAAGGC AATGAAGAATCATGAGAAATCAAAGAAACATAGAGAGATGGTGGTATTACTACGGCAACAActggaagaagaggatgagacCCTCGGTCTGAAGGatgaggatggggaagaggaggaggatgaagaactAGAAGAAGCACCAAGACAAAA GCTGTCTAAAAAGCAGAAGAAGAAAAAGAGACAACAGCAAAATGGGCGGAGCCCCACAGAGGAGGTAGTAGGGAAGGATGTGGCCCCAGAGCCCACCACCCCCACAGAGGAGGTAGTAGGGAAGGATGTGGCCCCAGagccccccaccacccccacagACAATAGCCCAGAGAGCCCTCTATCAACACAGACCAGCGGTGAGGCAGAGGACCCCCAGCCAGCCTCAGAGCCCCAGCAGGCAGCTGCGGACAAACCCTCTGAGGACCCAACAGGAGACGGACAGCAGGAAGAAGACCTCACAGCCACAGAACCAAAGAG CTCTGGAAAGACTAAGGGGAAGAAGATTGGAGGAAAGGACAGCAAAAAGAATGTCCAACcacagggaggagtggagaaaggaGGAGCAGAG GAGCTGAACCTGCGCTGTGTGACCTGTCACTATGAGTTCTCTACCAGGAACAAACTGTTTGACCACCTGAAGACAACAGGACACGCTACAGCCGTGTCACACGGTGGCAGTGCACCCGCCACGGTCAAGAgcaagaaggagaagaggaagaataGATGA